The following coding sequences lie in one Ictalurus punctatus breed USDA103 chromosome 16, Coco_2.0, whole genome shotgun sequence genomic window:
- the gal3st1b gene encoding galactosylceramide sulfotransferase, with product MFHHLPRSGAHKLMLGFLFTCITMMLYCFSTPTFQGNTPRFPVPAPCANKTPPSQKNKGSFSSSEVKHCVPKVNLMFLKTHKAASSTILNILLRYGEKQRLTFALPNGRNDFAYPATFTRTHVKDYRPGACFNIICNHMRFNAPEVEALLPADAFFFTILRDPALVFESSFHYFKRVVPLIWRIHGEDKLTEFLNDPQLYFNSEGFNSFYLKNPHFFDLGFDNTLEPEDPTVDSAIHAIAERFQLVLIAEHFEESLILLKDALCWQMDDLLFFNMNTRRPSSVSQLTPELRVKAREWNSVDWKLYRYFNATLWAKVDAYGRERMQKEVKKLRQRNSEMAAICISGGMAVEDQDIRDQSMRPWQPVGESSILGYNMKSNIEPQYRELCRKMLTPEIQYLTDLGVNLWITRLWGWFKAFLTL from the exons ATGTTCCATCATCTGCCCAGGTCAGGTGCACACAAGCTTATGTTGGGTTTCCTGTTTACCTGCATCACGATGATGTTGTACTGTTTTTCGACGCCAACATTCCAAGGCAACACACCAAG ATTTCCAGTGCCAGCTCCATGTGCAAATAAAACCCCGCCTTCTCAAAAGAACAAGGGCTCGTTCTCTTCAAGTGAGGTGAAGCACTGTGTGCCAAAAGTGAACCTGATGTTCTTAAAGACCCACAAAGCAGCAAGCAGCACTATTCTAAATATTCTCCTGCGTTATGGGGAGAAACAAAGGCTGACGTTTGCTCTCCCCAATGGTCGCAACGATTTCGCTTATCCAGCTACATTCACGCGCACGCACGTGAAGGATTACAGGCCAGGCGCATGCTTCAATATCATCTGCAACCACATGCGTTTCAATGCTCCCGAAGTCGAAGCGCTTCTACCGGCCGATGCGTTCTTCTTCACCATCCTCAGAGACCCGGCTCTGGTCTTCGAGTCCTCGTTCCATTACTTCAAAAGGGTTGTGCCCTTGATATGGAGGATCCATGGTGAGGATAAACTGACAGAGTTTCTGAATGATCCCCAGCTCTACTTTAACTCAGAAGGCTTCAATTCCTTTTATCTGAAGAACCCTCATTTTTTTGACCTTGGCTTTGACAACACATTGGAGCCAGAGGATCCGACAGTGGACAGTGCCATTCATGCAATTGCGGAGCGCTTCCAGCTCGTCCTGATTGCTGAACATTTCGAGGAGTCACTCATTCTGCTCAAGGATGCACTCTGCTGGCAGATGGATGACTTGCTGTTCTTCAATATGAACACACGCAGGCCTAGTAGTGTGTCCCAGCTCACGCCCGAACTGAGGGTCAAGGCACGTGAGTGGAACAGCGTTGACTGGAAGCTCTACCGTTACTTCAACGCCACGCTCTGGGCCAAAGTGGACGCCTACGGGAGGGAGCGCATGCAAAAGGAGGTGAAAAAGTTGCGCCAAAGGAACAGCGAGATGGCAGCCATCTGCATTAGCGGTGGGATGGCTGTGGAGGATCAGGACATAAGGGACCAAAGCATGAGGCCCTGGCAGCCTGTTGGAGAGAGCTCTATTTTGGGATACAACATGAAGAGCAACATTGAGCCGCAATACAGGGAGCTCTGCCGAAAGATGCTAACGCCTGAAATTCAGTACCTAACAGACCTGGGAGTAAATCTGTGGATAACCAGATTATGGGGCTGGTTTAAAGCTTTTTTAACATTATGA